Proteins encoded within one genomic window of Macrotis lagotis isolate mMagLag1 chromosome 3, bilby.v1.9.chrom.fasta, whole genome shotgun sequence:
- the LOC141519454 gene encoding olfactory receptor 14I1-like has translation MVNFTVITEFLLMEYSSIKKAQVIYAVLFLIIYLTALMGNLLTITAIATEPQLHSPMYFFLSNLSLLDVGFISVTLPKFILNSLIGIRSISLLGCMAQIFFFIFFGSTEIALLIVMSYDRFVAICHPLHYGMTMTSARCIWATVGSWFSGFIYATIHTGNMFRLPFSGSNEIHQYFCDIPDVLKVASNEVLNTEFILIVAGSGFSLFCLAFLFVSYARIFSSVFKIPTVEGRYKALSTCAPQLIIFLLFLLSAIFSALKPPSDSTVQNLLVGMSYTIIPPFINPIIYSLRNQRIKIALRRMIKQIFLPKKRMSILE, from the coding sequence ATGGTAAACTTCACTGTCATCACTGAATTCCTCCTCATGGAGTATTCCAGTATAAAGAAGGCACAAGTCATATATGCTGTGTTGTTCCTGATAATTTACTTGACTGCCCTAATGGGGAATCTTCTCACCATTACTGCCATAGCCACTGAACCACAACTTCATTCTCCAATGTACTTTTTTCTGAGTAACTTATCTCTATTGGATGTTGGCTTTATCTCAGTGACTCttcctaaatttattttgaattccttgATTGGAATAAGATCCATCTCCCTCTTGGGTTGCATGgcccagatttttttctttattttctttgggtCAACAGAGATTGCCTTACTCATAGTCATGTCTTATGACCGATTTGTTGCCATTTGTCATCCACTGCACTATgggatgaccatgacatcagccAGATGTATCTGGGCAACAGTAGGCTCATGGTTCAGTGGTTTTATTTATGCTACTATACACACAGGAAATATGTTCCGGTTACCCTTCTCAGGATCCAATGAAATCCACCAGTATTTCTGTGATATTCCTGATGTCTTAAAGGTTGCATCTAATGAAGTTCTGAATACTGAGTTTATTCTAATTGTGGCAGGGTCAGGTTTTTCTTTATTCTGCTTGGCATTTTTATTTGTGTCTTATGCTCGTATTTTCTCTAGTGTGTTTAAGATACCCACTGTTGAGGGTCGGTATAAAGCCTTATCTACCTGTGCTCCACAGttgattatatttctcttatttcttctttctgcaaTTTTTTCAGCCTTGAAACCCCCATCAGATTCAACAGTACAAAACCTTCTTGTTGGAATGTCCTACACTATTATTCCTCCATTTATTAATCCCATTATTTATAGCTTGAGGAACCAGAGAATCAAAATTGCATTGAGGAGAATGATTAAACAGATCTTTCTACCAAAGAAGAGAATGTCCATCCTAGAATAA